One Solanum pennellii chromosome 9, SPENNV200 DNA segment encodes these proteins:
- the LOC107029157 gene encoding aquaporin PIP2-1-like, whose product MGKDMEVGTEYAPKDYQDPPPAPLIDPEELGKWSFYRAIIAEFIATLLFLYITVLTVIGYKSQSSTDQCGGVGILGIAWAFGGMIFVLVYCTAGISGGHINPAVTFGLFLARKVSLVRAIMYIVAQCLGAICGCGLVKAFQKAYYVKYGGGANTLNDGYSTGTGLGAEIIGTFVLVYTVFAATDPKRNARDSHVPVLAPLPIGFAVFMVHLATIPVTGTGINPARSFGAAVIYGDNKAWDDQWIFWVGPFIGAAIAAFYHQFILRAGAVKALGSFRSNA is encoded by the exons ATGGGCAAAGATATGGAGGTTGGTACTGAATATGCACCAAAAGATTACCAAGATCCACCCCCAGCACCCTTAATTGATCCTGAAGAATTAGGAAAATGGTCATTTTACAGAGCTATAATTGCTGAATTCATAGCTACTCTGTTATTTCTCTACATAACTGTCCTTACTGTTATTGGCTACAAAAGCCAAAGTTCCACTGACCAATGTGGTGGAGTTGGTATTCTTGGAATTGCTTGGGCATTTGGGGGTATGATTTTTGTACTTGTTTACTGTACTGCTGGTATTTCTGGTGGACACATTAACCCTGCTGTTACATTTGGTCTTTTCTTAGCTCGAAAAGTATCGTTGGTTCGAGCTATCATGTACATTGTAGCTCAATGTTTAGGCGCCATTTGTGGTTGTGGATTAGTAAAAGCTTTTCAAAAAGCTTATTATGTTAAATATGGCGGTGGTGCTAATACGTTGAACGATGGTTATAGTACTGGTACTGGTTTGGGTGCGGAGATTATTGGAACATTCGTTCTCGTTTACACTGTTTTTGCTGCTACCGATCCTAAGAGGAACGCCAGAGACTCACACGTTCCT GTACTTGCGCCTCTACCCATTGGATTTGCGGTGTTTATGGTTCACTTGGCTACAATTCCTGTAACTGGAACTGGAATTAATCCTGCTAGGAGTTTTGGAGCTGCGGTTATTTATGGAGATAACAAAGCTTGGGATGATCAA TGGATATTTTGGGTTGGACCATTTATTGGTGCTGCAATTGCTGCATTTTATCATCAGTTTATTTTGAGAGCTGGAGCTGTTAAAGCACTTGGTTCATTCAGGAGCAATGCATAA
- the LOC107029761 gene encoding uncharacterized protein LOC107029761 yields the protein MATTRKTKNFLFLGGKDKITPLPSSTNTLQFEFDEAEMWCNSEEINNFEPKLSIPSSRLSKKMTKKGERKASNATSLPVNIPDWSKILGDDKGNLGKNIMFDDDGDFDNENRIPPHEYLARTRVASFSVHEGIGRTLKGRDLSRVRNAIWKKIGFED from the coding sequence ATGGCAACAACAAGAAAAACCAAAAATTTCCTCTTCTTAGGTGGAAAAGACAAAATTACCCCTCTTCCATCAAGCACAAATACCCTCcaatttgaatttgatgaagCTGAAATGTGGTGTAATTCggaagaaattaataattttgaaccaaaattaTCAATACCAAGTTCAAGATTATCGAAAAAAATGACGAAAAAGGGCGAAAGAAAGGCGAGTAATGCGACGTCGTTGCCTGTGAATATACCTGATTGGTCGAAAATATTAGGTGATGATAAGGGTAATTTgggaaaaaatattatgtttgaTGATGATGGAgattttgataatgaaaatagAATTCCACCACATGAATATTTAGCAAGAACAAGAGTTGCTTCATTTTCAGTACATGAAGGAATTGGAAGGACATTAAAAGGAAGAGATTtaagtagagttagaaatgctatttggaaaaaaattggtTTTGAAGATTAA